In a genomic window of Verrucomicrobiota bacterium:
- a CDS encoding phosphate ABC transporter ATP-binding protein, translated as MPAGPADKVVIDVDGVDFNYGPTKALHGITLKIPERKVTAFIGPSGCGKSTLLRCFNRMNDLIDHARVTAGAIRIQGTDINDPAIDVIELRRRVGMVFQKSNPFPKSIYENIAYGLRISGVRDKRVIDETVESSLRGAALWDEVKDRLHTSALGLSGGQQQRLCIARAVAVQPEVILMDEPCSALDPIATAKVEDLICTLTDRYTIVIVTHNMQQAARVSDMTAFFYLGRLIEIDRTDKLFSNPGQKQTEDYISGRFG; from the coding sequence ATGCCGGCCGGTCCAGCCGACAAGGTCGTTATCGACGTGGATGGCGTTGATTTTAATTACGGGCCGACCAAGGCCCTCCACGGCATCACCCTTAAAATTCCGGAACGGAAGGTAACGGCTTTTATCGGGCCGTCCGGGTGCGGCAAATCGACGTTGCTGCGCTGTTTCAACCGGATGAACGATCTGATCGATCACGCGAGGGTCACCGCGGGCGCCATCCGGATTCAGGGAACGGACATCAACGACCCCGCCATTGACGTGATTGAGTTGCGCCGGCGCGTCGGTATGGTTTTCCAGAAGTCAAACCCCTTTCCAAAGTCCATTTACGAAAACATCGCCTACGGTCTGCGGATTTCCGGGGTACGCGACAAACGCGTGATCGACGAAACGGTTGAAAGCAGCCTGCGGGGAGCCGCGCTCTGGGATGAGGTGAAGGACCGGCTCCACACCAGCGCGCTTGGCCTTTCGGGCGGCCAACAGCAGCGCCTGTGCATCGCCCGCGCCGTTGCGGTCCAACCCGAGGTGATCTTAATGGACGAACCGTGTTCAGCGCTTGACCCCATCGCGACGGCCAAGGTGGAAGACCTTATCTGCACCCTGACGGACCGATACACAATCGTGATCGTCACCCACAACATGCAACAGGCGGCCCGGGTTTCGGACATGACCGCGTTCTTTTACCTTGGACGCTTGATCGAGATCGACCGCACCGACAAGCTTTTCAGTAACCCGGGCCAGAAACAGACGGAGGATTACATCTCGGGACGTTTCGGCTAA